CGCTCGTCTCCCGCCATTGTACCGGGCCGCGCTCAGGGCGAGTTGCTACGCTCGCCGGTAGCCGACAGTTGCTTGCCCGCACCCGTGGGGGGCTCGGTCCAGATAATCTGGCGCTGGGCGGGCCGCAGCAGGTGGGTTTGCTCGCGGACGATCGTGCCCGGGTGTTGCGGGTTGAGATTGTGGCCCAGGCGCTGGCGCAGGCGATCGACGCGCTGCTCGGTGCGCCCGAGATCGGCCTGCAACCGATCGAGCTGCTGCTGTTGCTGGCGGTAGATGGGCAGGAGTTGGTTCAGCGCCGCGATCGCCGCCGCAATCAGCAAGCTGTTAATGCCCAATTTGAGGCCGGCTTCAGCTGCCAGCGTCCGGCTGGCTGGCAGCTGCTGGCGGCGCTGGCGCGGCGCGCGGCGGCGGGACCGCGATCGCCGGGGGGTGGGCTCAGTGGGCGCCGGTGCGTTCATGGGGATCCCGCTTGCGCGCTCGCGCCCAGTATACACGCCGCGGACAAGGGGCCAACCCCCTCAGTGAGGGGAACTGCCCATGATGGTCCCGGCGCGTCAGTCCTGATTGGCTGCCGCCTATTTGTAAAGCTCGGTTGCCAGCCGGAATGCCAAAACCCCGGGCACGAGAGCGACAGCCAACGCAATCAAAACCTGAGCGTCTGACATCACAAAAACCCTCACTCGGCACGTCACTCTACCAAGGTGGGCGATCACAGTGGCATCGCGAAGCCATGCGTTACAAAACGCCACATTCGACCCCAGCACTCAGCCGTCAGGCAGCGGCGTTCCGGACGTTAGCCTAAGGAGCAGGCCCTCGAGCAGTTGAGCCGCTCCCTGCCAGCACGCATGTTAGACGCAGCTGCCGATCTCCCTGTAGAAGCCGGCCTGGAAACGCCATTTTTGCTGGCCGTACTGGTGGCCCTGGAGGTCGTGCTGTCGGCCGACAATGCGATCGCGCTGGCCGCGATCGCCCAAGGGCTGCCCGACAAGCAGCGCCAGCGCCAAGCGCTCAATTTCGGCCTGGTGGCCGCTTACGTGCTCCGGGTCGCGCTCATCTTAATGGCGAGCTGGGTCGTGCAGTTTTGGCAGTTTCAGGTTTTGGGCAGCCTGTACTTGCTGTGGTTGGCCATCAAGCATTTTGCCTGGCGGGGCGCGAGCGCCAACGGGACGAACCCGCGGCAGTTTGCCTCGTTCTGGCAGGTCATCCCCGCAATCGCGCTGGCCGATTTGGCCTTTTCGCTCGATAGTGTGACGACAGCGGTCGCCATTGCTGACGAAACGTGGCTGGTGGTGGCAGGCGGAACGATTGGTGTCATCGCGCTGCGCTTTTTGGCTGGCTGGTTCATTCAGTTGCTGAACGCGTTCGAGCGCCTCGAAGACGCCGGCTACCTCACGGTGGGCTTGGTGGGCCTGCGGTTGCTGGTGCGCGTGATCGCGCCCACCTGGGTACCGCCCGAGTGGGCCATGGTGGCCGTCGTTGGCTGCGCGTTCGCTTGGGGCTTTTCCAAGCGCACCTCACCAGCCCTAAAAGGCCCAGACGAGCGAGCCTCGCTGATTGCTAGAGAGTAGGGCCGTGGTAGCGTTGGCCCGAGCCGCGCAGTTGCATTGCCAAAAGACCAACGCCCAGTATGGCCATCGAGACGCCCGAGTGGGTCAAGCACGCGGTTTTTTATCACATTTTTCCTGATCGCTTTGCTCGCGGGAAACCGCCCCGCGGTGGCGCCCGCCCGTGGACCGATAGCGTTTCGTTCGAGCCCTGGATGGATCCCCCCACGCTAGGCGGCTACAAAGGCGGCGACCTCTGGGGCATCGCTGAGGGACTTGCCTACCTGCAAGATCTGGGCATCGATGCCATTTATCTGACCCCCATTTTTCGGGCGGCCTGCAATCACCGCTACCACACCCACGACTACTATCAGATCGATCCGCTACTCGGTGGCAACGAGGCGTTCCAAGCCTTGCGGGATGCGGCCCACCAGCGCGGCATCAAGATCGTGCTCGATGGGGTTTTTAATCATGCCAGTCGGGGCTTTTTCTACTTCCACGACATTCTGGAGAACGGCCCCCACTCCCCCTGGCTCGACTGGTTCAAAATCCGCGACTGGCCCGTATCGGCCTACGACGGCAGCAAGCCAGCTAACTACGATAGCTGGAGCGGCAATCGGGCGCTGCCCGAGTTCAACCACGACTGCGCCGCCGCCCGCGAGTACCTCATGCAGGTGGGCGAGTACTGGATCGCCCAGGGCATCGATGGTTGGCGCCTGGATGTACCCTTTGAGATTGAGGCACCTGGGTTTTGGCAGGAGTTCCGCCGGCGCGTTAAAGCCATCAACCCCGAGGCCTACCTGGTGGGCGAGATTTGGGGAGACGCCAGCGCCTGGCTGGATGGGACCCAGTTTGATGGGGTCATGAACTACCGCTTTTGCGGCCCGACAATCGCGTTTGCAGCGGGCGAGCGCGTCAGGCCCGAGTACGTCGAGCAGCCTGACTATGCTCCCTATCCGCCGCTGGATGCGGCGGGCTATGCCAGCGAGATTGCCACGTTGCTCGAGCTGTATCCGCGCGAAATTGGGCAGGCGCAACTCAACTTGCTCGACAGCCACGATACGGCCCGGCTGCTCACCATTGCAGGCGGCGATCGCGCCAGCATCCACCTTGCGACGCTACTGCTGATGACCTTTCCCGGCGCCCCCAGCATTTACTACGGCGATGAGGTGGGCCTGCCAGGCGGCCTGGACCCGGACTCGCGGCGCGGGTTCCCCCCGCACGCGCAATGGGATGGCGAAACGCGCCAAATCCATCAAGAGCTAATTGCACTGCGCCGCGCGCACCCGGCCCTGCACACTGGCGATTACCGCATCCTGCTGGCCGAGGGAGGGGTGTATGCGTTCGCGCGCGTTTTGGGGACAGCCGAGCTTATTGTGGCCGTCAACGCCGGGACCGAAGCGGTCTCAGTGGCTATTGAGGCCCCGTCCCTGCAATCCCAACCCGAGCGGCTGCGCTACGGCCGCGCCCAACTGAGCTGGGACGGCTCGACGCTGCAGTTGGACCTCCCAGCTCGCAGCGGCTGCGTCCTATCAAACGAATAGGATCGAGTCGCTTGTGCCTTCAGCGATCCCTGTTGTGACTGCGACCTCGCAATCGCCGTATCGGCCGCTCTACAAGCCCAACCAGCTCCTGTGCGGCACGGGGCAGGTTGCCATCGTGACCGGCTGGACGCGCAAAGACGCGGTGGGCAAGCATCTGGCGCCCAGCGAATACGCCGCGATCGGGCAGCTGTACTCGCCGGCACGCGGGGTGAACCTGCTAGCGCGCAACCTGCTGCTCAACCCGCAGGTTCGCTTTCTGGTGGTGCTGGAGGCCACGGCGGCTGATCGCAATGCCGGTGCGTGCCGGTGCTTGCTGGATTTTTTCCGCAACGGGTTTACCAGCGGCACTAGCGATGCCGGGCAGCCCTGCTGGGTGGTGCGATCGCCAGTCGCGGGCTATCTCGACGGCGAAATCCCGGCGGCAGCCCTAACGGCGTTGCGGCAGTCGGTTGCGTGCCGTGCGGCCAGCTCAATTGCCGAAGCCATCGAGCAAGCGCGCGCTTGCGCCCAGCAAGGACCGCTGCCGCCGTGGGGCGAGCCCCAGCAGTTTCCCATGCCCGAGGCGGCACCCACCGTTTACCCGGGGCCGCGCTACGGCCATCGCATTGAAGGCCGCACCATTGCCGAGACCTGGATCCAGCTGATCCACCGCGTCAAAACCACCGGCACAATCCGCCCGACCGCCTACGACGGGCAGTGGCAAGAGCTGATCGACCTCATGGCGATCGTCACGGCAGAACCCGAGGACTTTTACTTCCCCGAGCCCAATTACCTCCCCATCGGCCGCCCTTTCATCC
This genomic window from Cyanobacteria bacterium QS_8_64_29 contains:
- a CDS encoding photosystem I reaction center subunit XII, whose translation is MMSDAQVLIALAVALVPGVLAFRLATELYK
- a CDS encoding alpha-amylase, whose amino-acid sequence is MAIETPEWVKHAVFYHIFPDRFARGKPPRGGARPWTDSVSFEPWMDPPTLGGYKGGDLWGIAEGLAYLQDLGIDAIYLTPIFRAACNHRYHTHDYYQIDPLLGGNEAFQALRDAAHQRGIKIVLDGVFNHASRGFFYFHDILENGPHSPWLDWFKIRDWPVSAYDGSKPANYDSWSGNRALPEFNHDCAAAREYLMQVGEYWIAQGIDGWRLDVPFEIEAPGFWQEFRRRVKAINPEAYLVGEIWGDASAWLDGTQFDGVMNYRFCGPTIAFAAGERVRPEYVEQPDYAPYPPLDAAGYASEIATLLELYPREIGQAQLNLLDSHDTARLLTIAGGDRASIHLATLLLMTFPGAPSIYYGDEVGLPGGLDPDSRRGFPPHAQWDGETRQIHQELIALRRAHPALHTGDYRILLAEGGVYAFARVLGTAELIVAVNAGTEAVSVAIEAPSLQSQPERLRYGRAQLSWDGSTLQLDLPARSGCVLSNE
- a CDS encoding thymidylate synthase produces the protein MTATSQSPYRPLYKPNQLLCGTGQVAIVTGWTRKDAVGKHLAPSEYAAIGQLYSPARGVNLLARNLLLNPQVRFLVVLEATAADRNAGACRCLLDFFRNGFTSGTSDAGQPCWVVRSPVAGYLDGEIPAAALTALRQSVACRAASSIAEAIEQARACAQQGPLPPWGEPQQFPMPEAAPTVYPGPRYGHRIEGRTIAETWIQLIHRVKTTGTIRPTAYDGQWQELIDLMAIVTAEPEDFYFPEPNYLPIGRPFIQDYINEILADAAPQAGVQYTYGQRLRSWFGRDQIEQAIQTLTADPHSTRAVMSLWDVRDGEASDSPPCLNHVWLRLVEGELSLTATFRSNDLFSAWPANAMGLRALQQYVRDRLNASNNGSIQLGPLITLSQSAHIYDDCWESADRAIREHYPQLCRQRHYADPWGNFIISVRAADILVERTTPHSGETVAHYTGTSAQQLYREIAADCPSLQVEHALYLGTELQKAETALRAPERFRYEQDRPLADVQND